Within the Halarcobacter mediterraneus genome, the region GAAACTAAATATAGATAAAATGTAAGTTAGTAAATTTATCTCTTTTCTTAACTATTTTAAAAAATAATTATTAGAAAAGAGTTTTATAAAGCATAGTAGTTAAAATAATAAAATTTAAAATAAGAATATATTTTTTATAAGAAGTGGCTTTTATAGAGTTTTTCATTTTTATACCAAAAAATACACCAATTAAAGATGCAAGCCCTACAACAAGCCCTTCTTTATAAAGCATTTGTTCACTTATTGCCAAAGAAGTGAATCCTGCTACGGAAGAGAAAATTACAAAAAATAGACTTAGGCTAGTAGCTACTTTTAATGGATATTTCATAAAACCAACTAAAATTGGTATTAACATTACTGCTCCACCAACACCAATACTCATTGCAATAATTCCAATAAAAAAACCAACTGTAAAAAGTCTTAATTTACTATGTTGTTTTATTTCTTCAGTGGGTTCAGAAGGTGAGAAAAAAATTTTTACAATAGAAAATATAATGATTAGTATAAATAAATATTGTAAAAAGAGGTCAGAAACTAAAGAGTGGATAAAGCTATTTTGCAATCCTCCTACAAAACCACCAAGTCCAATAACAATACCATCTTTGAAAACAGATTTTGCTTTCTTTGAGTTTAAAAAAGAACCATAAATTGAAGAAAAAACCATTTGCATAATAGAAATTGCAATGGCTTCTTTCATAATAAAACCACTAGCTATAAGCATAGGAACAAGAATCATTCCTCCTCCTACACCAAAAAAACCAGATACAAAACCTGTAATAATTCCAAATATTGAAAGTTCTAACATTTTATTTCTTTATTGAATTCATAGCATCAATAAATCTATTGTAATCTTCTTCTAATTTTTTATCTTTGTTGCTTACATCTATACCATCTTCTTCTTTAAGTACTTCTTCTAAAATATGAATTCTCTCTATAAGATATTTAAACATCTCTTTATTAATATCTGGTAAATCATCATGGGCAAGTCTACAGTTTTTCTTATCTTTTTTAATAATTTTAGCTGGAACTCCAACGGCTGTAGAGTTTTTAGGAACATTACAAACAACTACAGAATTTGCACCAACTTTTGAGTTTTTATCAATTATGATATTTCCTAATACTTTTGCTCCACTTCCTATAACTGCATTTGATCTAATAGTAGGGTGACGTTTACCTTTATCCAGACTTACTCCACCTAAGGTTACTCCTTGATAAATAAGAACATCATCTTCAATAATAGTTGTAGCTCCAATAACAACCCCAATTGCATGATCTATAAATACTCTTCTTCCAATTGTTGCAGCTGGGTGAATATCTGTTTTTGTTAGTAAAGATCCTATTCCTACTAAAGCTCTTGCTGTTTTTGTCCAACCTTTATTATAAAGTTTATTTGCAATTCTATGATTAATAATTGCCCAAACACCTGGATAGTTAAAGAATAGTTCAAAACTAGAGTCTAATGCTGGATCATTTAATTTAGGAACGGAAAAATCTTCTTTTATTTGTTTCCATAAAGATATTTTCTTTTGATCATTTAAAATATGTGTTTTAATTTTTTCATGTATATTTTTTTCTTTTGCTTCACTCATTATAACTCCATGCTGTTTTTAGATAGCTATTTTCATGTAAATATTTTTCTAAAATTTCATAGGTATTTCTATCTAAATCTTTTTCTAATATATTTTTTATTTCACCTGTGTCATAATCAATATCTTCTAAGATATCAATAATTTTTTGAGATTCAATAATCTTTTCTAATTTTAATTCATTATTTTCAAAAACAACATTAACCTCTGTAGGATGAGAAAATAGATTATGTTTCATTCCTAAAGTATCTTGATATGCTCCTACATTAAAAAATGCAAGATAATATTCTTCTTTTTCTAAATCTACATTATGTAAATATAAAGGTTTTTTAGCATTAAACTCTATTTCTCCATCACTATCACAAGTAATATCCCATAAAGAAGCACTTCTTGTAGGTTTTTTATCTAAATGACTAATTGGCATGATAGGAAACTCTTGATTTATCCCCCATAAATCAGGAAGTGATTGGAAGATAGAGAAGTTTAACAGATATTTTTCTTGTATCTTATTATCGATTCTTTTTAACTCTTCATAGTCTTCTA harbors:
- a CDS encoding sulfite exporter TauE/SafE family protein; amino-acid sequence: MLELSIFGIITGFVSGFFGVGGGMILVPMLIASGFIMKEAIAISIMQMVFSSIYGSFLNSKKAKSVFKDGIVIGLGGFVGGLQNSFIHSLVSDLFLQYLFILIIIFSIVKIFFSPSEPTEEIKQHSKLRLFTVGFFIGIIAMSIGVGGAVMLIPILVGFMKYPLKVATSLSLFFVIFSSVAGFTSLAISEQMLYKEGLVVGLASLIGVFFGIKMKNSIKATSYKKYILILNFIILTTMLYKTLF
- the cysE gene encoding serine O-acetyltransferase, with the protein product MSLWKQIKEDFSVPKLNDPALDSSFELFFNYPGVWAIINHRIANKLYNKGWTKTARALVGIGSLLTKTDIHPAATIGRRVFIDHAIGVVIGATTIIEDDVLIYQGVTLGGVSLDKGKRHPTIRSNAVIGSGAKVLGNIIIDKNSKVGANSVVVCNVPKNSTAVGVPAKIIKKDKKNCRLAHDDLPDINKEMFKYLIERIHILEEVLKEEDGIDVSNKDKKLEEDYNRFIDAMNSIKK